A window of Nicotiana sylvestris chromosome 8, ASM39365v2, whole genome shotgun sequence genomic DNA:
TTAGAAAAGACATTGTCTCATTAGTATTATTGGGTTGACTCCTTCCTTCCCTTCAAAGTTTGAAATAATATTAAAGTCCCCATAGACTGCCCAAGGGCCCCTAATGTTATTGAAAGTTGAATAATATTATTCCAGAGTGGAGCTTAGGTAAGCTTTCGTTTTAGCATAAAGCACAATAATAAAGATCTCGTCATTTCTTCTAGTATGCTAAGTTTGAGAATCATCTCTTGTTCTTCATTCTCCAACAGTGTACCTTGAACTCATCGTTCCTAGAATACCATATATTACCATTTTGATTCTGAACTGCATTAGAGAATGCTATGACTCTTTTATACCTTTCTGATGTTCTAAAATTCGCAAAAAATTATGAATTGAGGTAAATTGTAACTTATATATATTTTTCAGAGTCAAATGCTAGAAGGGAAACCCTCATAATATAAACACTCTTTCAATCAAGTAATCACTCTTTCAATCAAGTAATGCCTTTAGAGAATCATAAGAAAATGTCATAATAAGGTTGTCTGTATAGATCGTCCTTCTCAGATCCAAAACCTCTTCTCCTTCTCTTGCTCTCTTTGATAACCCTCCCCTCGTGGCTTCTCTcaagacaacaattaataacaatGATTTATAGTTCACGTACTAAAGTTGCAAAAGTAAAGTTCAAGAGGGTTTTTATGTATAACCCAAAAGTATTTCGAAATGGAGTGAGAGAATGTGATATTTTCGAAGAGAATTATATTATACTCTagttgtttcaatttgtttgAACTTTTTCGGAGTACGTGTGTTAAGTTGATTAATTTTCGAAGTAAATTTGAACCTAAATTCTTTAAGTTTTTTGAaacaaaatataaatatttaaaaattatacaAAAAGTATTATaagttatttatgataattaacaattcaaattattatatataaaaagtataatcattttttttattaatttttttatttttagtttagcATTCCTTTTATCCTTACCGGCAAAATGGCCACAGAAGTTTATGCATTACGCTCTCCGATTCCACAATTCGGTGCATTCGCTCACCAATTTTCTAATTTAATCTCTCCTTCTTCTGGAGCATTCACCCTTTTTTTGATTCGGGTTCTACTTTCTAGGGTTTAACAGTACCAGCAGTTCATGGAGGAGGAACCAGTGGTGTCGGGAACGGCGAATCGCCGTACGGTGAGTTTTTCCCCCCCAGTTTCTACAATATTTATGCATATTCCTTGAGTAAGTAAAAAATTGAGCCCTAATTATGGAGTTAATCGTGTACAGAAACGAACGAGAGTTCAAACTAGGGTTAACGAGGAGCAAAATGTGAATGAGGAGAGAGAAGAATCGTCCGACGATTTTGAAGAATCTCGTGGTAGAGCTAAGCGGAGTAAGGCTGTAGCAGGCACTTCAGCTGCTGCGGCTGCTGCTTCTAGAAATGCTCATCTCAGTTTAATTGGTACTACAAATTTCGACTACTTACTGTGGTgtagtttttgtttttatttttatttttattttattttttataactatagttttgatgttattttttgAATTTGAGAATCTATAGAAATTTAGGCGCCGTGGAAGTTATAGGCTTCTAGTTTGCATACCGTTCTGAAATTTTATCATGTTGAAGTGTGAATGAAGTTGTGATCTTCTAGTTTTAACTAGTGTTCTGTAGTTTTTACTATGGTAATTTGAGGATAtatggaatttttaggcttggtTTACTCAATTATTGTTGAAAGTGTGAGTGGAATTATGGTTTCTATTTTAGACAGTCCTGTTAGTTTTATTAAGGTAAGTTCAgtttgatttttgaattttgagagtagagtagatttaggcttgtgCTACTCGATTATGTTGAAAGAATGAATGGAAGTTATGGTCTTCTAGTTTGTattgttttggtaatttcagattaatttttgaattttgagacAAGCAGTTTTAGGATTGCGTTACTATATATGTTGAAACTGCTGATGGAAGTTGTGGTCATTTAGTTTGTCTAATGTTATAATACCATTCTTTTAAATTCAGGTTTATTGtgattttgggactacagaaatTATAGGCTTACGCTAGCCCATTATGTTGAAAGTGGATATGGAAGTTTGTATTTTAGTTCAACTAATGTTGTGTTGCTTTCATTATGGTAATTTCTGGTTGATTTTGAAGTTCGATACCAGAGAAGTTTTAGGCTTTTGCTACTCGATTGACTGAGAACTTGAATGGAGGTTGTGATTGTCTAGTTTGACTAATGTTATGTAGTTTTTTTATTCACCAATTTTGTGTAGTTTTCATTATggcaaatttggtattttgagaTTTTATGGAAATTTTAGGCGTTTGCTACTCAATTATAGTTGAAAGTGTGAGTTAAGTTATGGCTTTGAGTTTGACTACTGTGCTGCCATTTTCCTTATGGTGATTTTAGGTTAATGTTGAATTAAGAAGACTTTGAGAGTATGTAAAAGCTTTGAATTGCTAGTGGAAGTAATGGTCCTTTAATTTTCTGAAAATTCTCTAATTTACAATAGCAAGTGGTAGAATTTGGATTACTATTGCATTTCGTTTCCACCTATTGAATGAAAAAACGCGTATTTCATCCATGAAATGTTGGACAAATGTAACACTCATCATTATGGGTATTTCAGTTGGTGAAGAAGATGCTTCAagtatttctatatttattatcTTTATATCTCCTTTTTATGAACTTTTTGGAAAGCATTTTTGTACTCGTCAAGTTTACCTCCCAAATACATGTTGTGTTTGCACTTTCACCTTTATCGATCTAGATGTTTAGTTTGAAGCAAATGTCCTGGGAAGCAATGGAGGATGTCGACAAGAGGAGTCTTGTTTGATCCTTTAGGTTCAGTCCTTTACTTCCTGGTGATTTTTCATTCTGCTCCAGATTCTTTAAAGTAAAAGTGGACCAATGAATTGGATTGGTCAAGCAGCTAGCTTGCCCTGCTCCATTCGATGTTTCTATCAATCAGTGACTTCCCAAGTATATGACCTCAGAAAAGGGCAGTTTGTATACTATTATGAATCCTATGGGAGCATTTTGAAGTTGCCAAAACCATAATCAAAGGCCTTCTGTTATTATCCCATAAGAAATACTCATTACTCTTTGAAAAGTCACTTCAACTATTCTTTTCCAGTCCCAAAAAAAATGGCCACTTCAGCTAATCCTGTTCTTTATAGGTGACATACTTCCTATTCATGGAATGAAACAATTGGAAGCTTTGGTAGTCAGTATTTTTTGAGCTTGCTTGCTTGTTTCAGTTCCTCGTTATCTGATTCTAATTAGATTTTATCTTCTCTTTGTTGACTCCTTTTATTGTACTATTATGGTGGTTTGCTCACATTGATGATAGGGCATTCACTCCTTTATTTGCAGATGTTGTCAAAGGTGATAGGAGACTAATTCCTCTAGTGGTTAAGCATTGGGTGGAACACTATGAGAAGAACCCGAAAGCCGCAATAGCTGGACTCTTGAGCATGATGTTTGAGGTAATCTGATAATATGTGGATGTTTCTACGGCTTGcatactactccctccgtttcaatttagatgaggtagtttgactcggcataGAGttcaaggaaaaaaaaagaagacttctgaaacttgtggtcttaaaagcttaaggggtaaaagttTTGTGGGGCCACGacatttgtgtgattataaaagtttctcattgagggtaaaatgaagagtttaaaattgaattatttccaaattaagaaacgtgtcatttattttggaacagactaaaacgGAAAGTATctcatctaatttgaaacggagggagtattgtTTTTCCTCTGTCCGCGTATCAGCCATAAATAGGTTCCATTTTGATGATGTGACGTGATGGGTGGAAATTTGTGGTTTTGCAGGCCTGCGGAGTAAAATATCATATTGAAGAAGATTTCTTGGACCAAACTGATGTTGATGATGTAGTAGTTGCTCTTGTAAACATGGCTAAGAGGGTATTTTCATCCATCATATTCATGAGATTTTCTTACTTAATATGTCTGGTCAGTATTACTTTTTGGTGTCAGTTCAATATGCATTAAACATTAACTTTCTGGTTGGTAAAGATTATTTGCGTCAGTTCATTATGTGCATTAAACATGAACTTTCTGGTCGGTGTTATTATTTGGTGTCAGTTCAATATGCATTAAGCCCATGACATTCATGCATAGACATGTGGTTGTTATTTTACCTGATCTCCTTTGGACCTTAGGGTGAAGTTGAAGATTATCAAAGTTCAAAAAAGAAGGACTTCAACAACTTCAAAGATAACCTTGTCTACTTCTGGGATACTTTGGTTGCTGAATGTGAAAATGGACCACTTTTTGATAAGGTCTTGTTTGACAAGTGCATGGACTATGTGATTGCACTATCGTGGTAAGTAGTTTGTATTCATGTGTTCGAAATTTAAGGTAGACTATTTTGGCTGATTGTCTTGTGATGTGCATTTCAGCACCCCTCCTAGAGTATATCGTCAGGTTGCTTCATTAATGGGGCTACAACTTGTTACATCCTTTATACACGTTGCCAAAGTTCTTGGTGCGCAGCGCGAAACCACTCAGAGGCAGCTAAATgctgaaaagaagaagaaagtggATGGGCCTCGAGTTGAATCACTAAATAAAAGATTATCCTTGACCCATGAAAAGATAACAATAATAGAGGAGATGATGCGGAAGATATTTACCGGGTATGGACCTTATGTTAATGATACATATTTTTTTGATCACTTGAGGGACATTTCCGATTTTGTTTTGTCTTTTTGTATGTTGAATTTGTAGGCTATTTATGCACCGTTATCGAGATGTCGAACCAGATATCAGAATGGCATGCATACAGTCATTGGGTGTTTGGATCCTGTCATACCCCTCCCTGTTTTTGCAGGATTTGTATTTGAAATATCTTGGATGGACATTGAATGATAAAGTAAGTGGATATCCAGTTTGATTTTATCTTCAATCCTCTTTTGATAAACTTGAAAATTCTAACTGTGCATTTGGCTCTTAACTATTCCCCTCTGAAGAGTCATGGTGTAAGGAAGGCTTCAGTCCTTGCACTGCAAAATCTTTATGAGGTGAATGATAATGTTCCATCTCTTGGCCTTTTCACGGAGAGGTTTTATAAAAGAATGATCGAGCTTGCTGATGATGTTGATATTTCCGTGGCAGTATGTGCTATAGGACTTGTGAAACAACTGATAAGGTAATGTTAATTCTAGCTTTGGGCAaagattttgctttttagtaTTGTTACCAGCAGATTGTTGTTAGTTGTGCTTTACTATCAAGCTATTCTCTATTTTGCAGACATCAACTTGTTCCCGAGGAAGAATTAAGTTCATTATATGATTTGCTAATTGATGATCCACCAGATATCAGGCGTGCCATTGGAGCACTAGTGTATGATAATCTGATTGCCCAGCGATTGAACAGTTCACAATCTAGTTCAGGTTTTTATCACCCTGTTCTGCATCATGTGCTTTCTatttgcttgattaatacaattgTATTGATAACAAAAAGTTGTCAGGGGATAATACTGATTCTTCTGAGGTTCATCTGAGTAGACTGCTGCGCATATTGAGAGAGTTCTCAAAAGACGAAATGCTGAGCATGTATGTCATTGATGATATCTGGGAGTATATGGATGCCATGAAAGTACGTTATGTACACCATCTTTTGATCTAAGGCTTGATGTTATCTGAACAAATTACTATCACCATATTATATCTGTAGTTTGGTCAGAGTAGTATTTCCCTACAACTTTCAGTGAGTCTACATCTTCTATACCTAGACTTCCAGAATCTAGTGGCTCAACTTAGTTTTATACACACTATAAATTACTGTATGATATCTGGAATTGACCAGTATTCCCTATGATTTTTAGTATTATTGCTGTAATTACATTATCTGTAGTTTGGTCAGACTAGTATTTCCTACAACTTGCCTTAAATTGCATTTTCTATTTCCATTGATTAGATAGCTATTATCCTTGTTATCATACGATAACTTGAGAAGGGTCTCCTGCCTATCCTGGTTTCCGTGGGTGGACTCTAGGAAAGTATTTACTTGAAAATTATGTCCCTGCAGGATTGGAAGTGTATCCTGTCTATGCTCTTGGAGGAAGAGCCATCAGCTGAACTAAGTGATGTAGATGCGACAAACCTAATTCGGTTGCTTGCTGCATCAATTAGAAAGGCAGTCGGGGAGAAGATTGTTCCTGCTAGTGATAATAGAAAACAATATTACACTAAAGCACAAAAGGTGAGGTTCTTTAGTTCTTCTAGTTGATACTCTCTTTGCGAATTGCTACATTTGTGCTTCAAACCTCACCATTTACACTTGCTATATTTGTGCTTCAAACTTCACCGTTTACACTTGATTATGGATTCCAACAAAGTGCTTGTGAAACAATAAGTTTGGTGATATTTCTGCAACCTGGTTGATCTGTACTGTTTTAGTAGTGTCTGTGCCACAATTTATCTTTCAGGTCAGTTGCTTAAATACATTCATctggtttttcaaaaaaatacacCCATCTACGTTTTTAAAAGCTTATTACTTACTAGTATTATTCAATGGTAGAGgtgccattttcattttttttccttcatGTTACCATATTTCACACTTTCCAGCATTAAGACGTTTTATTTTGCTTGGAGTGATAATATAGTGCCCTCAGTCAATTTATGTTCATGTACACCATAGAACAAGGACAGCAACTCTTTTTGCTTTGTAGTGTCAAAAGCTGTTTACAGGATGATCTTCCAGATGCTGTCGTTTTGATATTATGTGGTCATTGAGTTTTCTTACCTTAAGTTCAGAATGGTGTTAGATTATTTGAGATTGATTTGTTCATTAGTGTTCTTTGTCAATGACAAATTATATTGGTGTTGTTTAGAGCATACTATACTCCTGAACACAGAATTCTTAGACTTCTTACGTTGTAATCGGCAGGAAATGTTTGAAAGTTGTAAACGTGATATAACCGTTGCTATGATGAGGAATTATCCGCAGCTTCTTCGCAAATTTATGTCTGACAAAGCAAAAATTCCTTATCTACTCGAAATCATTGTTCATATGAACCTTGAGCTCTATTCTCTTAAAAGACAAGATCAGGTGCGTTTGAGGAACTTTTATGATGATGAATTGTTTAGGGATTGCCAATACGAAGtaacttgttttctttttcttttccagaaTTTTAAATCTGCTGTCCTTCTGATGAAAGAGGCATTTTTTAAGCATGGTGAGAAGGAAGCTCTGAGATCTTGTGTAAAAGCTGTGGGCTTCTGTGCCACTGAGAGTCGAGGGGAGTTACAGGACTTTGCCCTTAACAAATTAAAGGAGATTGAGGATGAGCTCATTGTCAAACTTAAATCTGCAATAAAAGAAGTTGTGGTATGGGCTCAATTGCTATTCTATGTGTTTTATTGGTGCATTTTGGATAAATCTACAAGCTTTGTTGTTGCAGGATGGTGATGATGAATATTCACTGCTTGTTAATTTGAAAAGATTGTATGAACTTCAATTGTCAAGGCAAATTTCCATTGAAAGCTTGTATAAAGATTTTGCGGAGACTCTTAAAAACTTCAGAAGTATTGATGACGAGGTGGGTGGTgttgttttaattaattttttttgcaaTCTTGCCAATACACAACTGCTTTGGCTTACTGTTCAGGTAATTGGATTTCTGCTTCTCAACATGCATCTGCATGTTTGCTGGTGCCTACACTCTATCATAAACTCTGGCACAGTCCCCGAGCAATCAGTGTCTTCCTTAATTTCCAAGCGCAGTACCTTGTTTAAACTACTTGAGTCCTTCCTGACTACTGAATCTCCTGAAGGTCTTCGTGCGAATCATCTTGCATGTAGGGTAAGCATTGTTTCTCAAATATCCGCATCCGACCATATGTAATTTCCAAACATCTATGTTCAGCTATCTCCTATTAGTGCCTTTGTTCTCTTTTGGTTAATTTGAGTTTGTGTTTTCTTGGTCCAGGTTTGTGTTATTCTTTCAGAACAATGGTGTCTGTTCAGGAAAGCAACCTTTGCTTCCACTGAGCTAGAAGTTTTGGGGTACTCTCCAGATGAATCCATTCTTCAAAAGTTCTGGAAGCTTGGTGAACACCAACTACATATTTCAGGTGGTCTTAACTTGCTCATTCGCTATTTACTCTAAAGGCGTGACAGCTCTAGCTCACATCTTACTGTTGTAAATAGGAATAATAGTACGGCTCTAACACTATTGTTTTATTTTAACTATAGAATAGCTTGATTCTAGAGCAATCGTACTTCATATTGCAGCACTTTTAATTATAAAAGAAAGCTGGAATTGGAATTGGCAAGCCATGTAGTGCTGATATGTACTTGCTTGTTTAGGTGCCACTAAAGCTCTATGGCTAAGTTTAGTAGTTTCAATTTTAGATAAATCTTGCTTTTAGATATAAACTAATCATCATTATTATGGTCACTATGGAAACACTTTGGTGCTTGAGTAGTCACATGAACTTGAGTGCTAAATGTATATTTTTCTTGAAGTCAATTCATTTCCTCATGCTGTATCTTAATTGAAAGAATTAGTTGTTGTGCATTGATTTTTATATTTGTTTACTTCATGCTGTGGAGCCTGATTTCTAAAAGGAGACCTTTTTATCCATCTTTATTCTAGCATTACTTCCTAGATGAAGATTCTAGCTTTTTTTGTTTGATGGAAAAGGATCATTAAGAAGAAACTAGTACACTCCGCTCCCAACACAACCAAACAGGAGGAAAAGAGGTGTTTTACTTTCCTTTTTCTGTTGTATGCGCTCTTACATCATGAAGTAGTGTGACACGTGCAAAACTGTTATTTATAAACAACATACCCAATATTATCTTACAccgtggggtctgaggagggtagtgtgtacgcagaccctattcctagcttgtgaggatagagagtcTGTTTCcagtagaccctcggctcaggaaagcataagcaccatatcaatgaaaatatagacaagaagggacatcaccaaaaagccatataaaagcagaataaaaacaacaagatagtaaggtgatcaacaatgaaagaaaacaacggctagtcataaaaacctactaccaacaCAAGGCAAGACTGCGTGCCAATACTActgttatgaacactctagactacctactctaTTACCCTAATCCTCGGCCTCCATATCTCCTATCAAGGGTTATGTCCTCGATCAGCTGAAGCtcgccatgtcttgcctaatcacctctccccacctcttctttggcctacctctacctctccgcaggccctccaatgtcaacctctcacacctcctcaccggggtGTCTGTGTtcctcctcacatgaccaaaccacctaagccgcgcttcccgcatcttgtcctcaataggggcCACACTCACCTTGTCGTAGATAACCTCATTTTTAATCCTATCTAACCTGgtgtgcccacacatccatctcaacatcctcatctctgctactttcatgaGCGATCTTGACCACAAAATCTGTTATTTATATATCGTAAAAAAAGATGCTGCAAAAACTTGAGCACGTAATCTGTAAGCAGAAGATCATCAATATACCTTTGAGTAGTGGTGGAAAAATAGATCTCCACTGTCCATCTAGAGGTGTCAATGAAAGGATAACATTCTTTTCAACTGAACCAAATAAagtgttttcaatttccaaaacAGCCTCCAACACTACCTATCCATTCAACCCTGGAAAGGGTTTCTTTTTTCACCTGATGGATGCTTTGGGGTATTTAATTTATCTTCTAACGTGGAAACAGATGAGACTGAAGAAGATGATTCTAATAGGGAATACATTGAGGAGACAAATCGAGATGCTATAATCATTGCTGTGGCGAAGTTGGTTGCTGTTGAGGCAGTTCCTAAGGTTAGGTGGATTCTCTTTTCATAGTTGGATTGTTCCGAACTTAATTACTAGATATACTTTGGGGATTTGGTGCCTCACCATTAATTTTCTTTATCAGCTGCTGACATATTTCATCAATGTAAACTATGTCTACAGGAGTATCTTGCTCCAGAGATAGTATCTCGTTTCGCGATGCATGGAACAAGTGTGTCTGAGGTCATTAAGCATTTGCTAACAGTCTTAAGGAATAAAGGTGCAGATGTTGCATGTCTGTTCCTAGAGGCACTAAAGAAGGTAAGTATCATTACTTCTTAACTGAGATGATTTCTAttttattttggtcacttggaaGGTTGGCTTACCGGTAAGCATTCTGATGAAATTGCAGCAGAAAAAAATTGTTTCAAAATTGGATAATCATATGGTTGAGCAGTTTGGTTTGGCTGAGATGTTGTCGGTGTATATCTTTCATGTTATTGGGGTGTGTCTAAGTTGGGTGTGTTATGATCCAAAGAGCTAGGATTAACAAATCTCATGCTTTTAAAAAAGAGGCATGTCTATGTCCTTGTCTGCTATTGTGGTGGCCTTTCTCCTGGCAGTTTATTGGTTATTTTGGGTGGCTTTCAACACTTTAACTCAGCTAGCCACATGATTCAGAGTAAATAAAGTTTGGAAAGAATACATGTTAGATTCTTTGTTTGGAAAGAAAGTATACATGTTAGATTCAAAAAGGAAGCAAGGTCGTAATTTGGCAGCAAAATAGTATTTTTCCCCCCTCATTGAGTGGTTGAGCATGTTTGTTCCGGTTCTGCAGGCATATCAACGGTACTTAGTGGTACTTTCTTCTGATGATGACAATTCAGCAAGAAAGacatttcaagaatgtgaagatCTTGCGAGTGAGCTTGCTAAAACTTTTGGAAAGGCTGCTAAAAACAAGCATCGATCAGATGTTCTAAATATTGTCACAGGAGGCATTCAATATGCCTTTTCAGATGCTCCAGAACATTTATCTTTCTTAGATGGTGCCGTGCTGCATTTCATATCCAAACTTCCTCCGCCAGATATTATGGACATGTAAGAGCTTAActtattttccccctttttagTCACATAATGAAAGGTTAACATGCTGTGTAATCCTGACTTTAATCATGTTAGATGATCTATCAAGTGTGGTTTTTAAAATTGTACATGAGTCCTGGTATGTAACAACTTGAGAAAATAAGGGATTATCTTCTGGCATTCCTCGGATTTTGAATATTGAAGGAGCTTGAAACACTGTATTCGGCTTGGTTCCAGGGGTGGGATTTAGATGTGGATTGGTCAGATATTTGCCTGAAAATTGAGACATCCCGTTAATATTTTGGGGCTTGAACTGTCGTGATTGTGGCAGGCTCAGAAacctttctttttcattttttggtttaAAGAATATGAAGTGCTTTTGTTGAAGTATTTTGTTGATATGATAGGGGACTAGCCGTATACAAGCAGTATGCGGAAGTGCAGGTTCTAGAGAAAATGTGATTTCTTACAAAGATTACCCAATCTTCATTGTCAATTGGAATCGCGTATCTGCTCCAAAAACTTGCAGAAAATTTAAATGATCCTCTGATATGCACATAGGAGTTTAGCTTCttcaaagttttttttttttttctttccatatTAGCCGCATAAGTGCTAGAGGAGCCATTTCCATATCTACTCCTTTTCCTCTTGAATTCCCAACTCAGAATAAGTCTGTTATGGTAGCCGGCATTACCTGGTGCCAAACATATTCCACGCTGTGTTCCACAATTGGCATTCGATATGACTGTGAAATGCAAGTGGTTGACATTTTATCGCGACTTCTTGCACCCAAAGCACCAGTAGATGTGAagtatcttctatttcttcaaatTCTCAGCTGTTAGAATGGCTAAGGAAAAAAGCAAACCTTTTAGGTGCCTATAGGAACCAATACCAAGGGATGGGAAAAAAATGTCCTTCCTTCTCAATAGTCTATGATAAAATGAGTTTATTGTGAAGAGTTCCTTGTTCTGTCTATCCTACTTTCAGCTGTCCTGGTCCGTTAgcgaaaaagaaaatgaaaatggaaGCAACAGCCTAGAAAAGTGTTAGGGTGTACCATGTTTAACCTATAAAGAAGAGGGCATACCTTCTTGCAAGATCTACTGAGCTAAAAAGTAGGGGGATGCCCAGAACTTAAATTAGCTATGACTGCTGCTTACTCTCAACTACAGCCTTACTGCGTTACTGGTGTCTGAGATCAAGGATATAGGAGGTTGATACTTTTGGACTCTATATTGTGTCTCAAAGAAATAAATGAAACTTTACTAATGATCAGCTATAGCTGTCTCATTGGACGAAATGTTTTCTTGCTTTTGGGCATGTCAATGGTGAATATTGTATTGGCTTTACATTTTAGcgttctttcattttttttaaggTTGTCCTTGAGAGAGCGGCCTTAGCAATCCTGTCTTGTCATCATTTAATCTTTCAATGCTATTTTGTTATTATAAGTATCATACGGTACAGACTATCAATTCAACTTTCATGTGATCAGCTTGAAAGATGTTGAGAAAAGAACTGAAAATGTTAATATGGATGAAGATCCAAGTGGTTGGCGACCCTATCATATATTTGTAGACACAGTCTGTGAGAAGTATGCAAAGGATGAAGGTTTACAAGGTACACATGCTTTCAATTTTCTGAATTTATCTTTTGCTGTAGTTTGTCCTCTCCTGTCTTTCTCCCATTTTATGTTGTGTGCTTCTTTAATTTGCGAGTTATTCTTTATTGTTTCACTCCTCGTAAATGGCTCTGGTCTCCAGTGAGTCCTAGTTTGAGTTCACTCCCAAagggtttctttttctttttctttttcctgtgGAAGAGGAGAACTGATGTATGTAAGCACATGCTTAGGATGTTTGAAACTGTgtttgggtgggtgggtggtttggggggggggatcAAAAACTTAAAAGAGGTTGGTTTGCTCACGAAGTCTAACAAATGCCTGATGGGCTATAAATAGAAAAGGAGGTTGGTTTGACTATTAAATAAGTGCCATGCGGTTCACTTCCTTGTCATTTTGGGATAGCCCGTGATGGTAAGTGGAGTGAAACTCGAAAGTGATTATGTCCAATCCTGTTGTGTGCCACATTAGTCGACAATAATAACAATACCTCAATCATAAAAATTAGTTAGGC
This region includes:
- the LOC104214069 gene encoding sister-chromatid cohesion protein 3 isoform X1; protein product: MEEEPVVSGTANRRTKRTRVQTRVNEEQNVNEEREESSDDFEESRGRAKRSKAVAGTSAAAAAASRNAHLSLIDVVKGDRRLIPLVVKHWVEHYEKNPKAAIAGLLSMMFEACGVKYHIEEDFLDQTDVDDVVVALVNMAKRVFSSIIFMRFSYLICLGEVEDYQSSKKKDFNNFKDNLVYFWDTLVAECENGPLFDKVLFDKCMDYVIALSCTPPRVYRQVASLMGLQLVTSFIHVAKVLGAQRETTQRQLNAEKKKKVDGPRVESLNKRLSLTHEKITIIEEMMRKIFTGLFMHRYRDVEPDIRMACIQSLGVWILSYPSLFLQDLYLKYLGWTLNDKSHGVRKASVLALQNLYEVNDNVPSLGLFTERFYKRMIELADDVDISVAVCAIGLVKQLIRHQLVPEEELSSLYDLLIDDPPDIRRAIGALVYDNLIAQRLNSSQSSSGDNTDSSEVHLSRLLRILREFSKDEMLSMYVIDDIWEYMDAMKDWKCILSMLLEEEPSAELSDVDATNLIRLLAASIRKAVGEKIVPASDNRKQYYTKAQKEMFESCKRDITVAMMRNYPQLLRKFMSDKAKIPYLLEIIVHMNLELYSLKRQDQNFKSAVLLMKEAFFKHGEKEALRSCVKAVGFCATESRGELQDFALNKLKEIEDELIVKLKSAIKEVVDGDDEYSLLVNLKRLYELQLSRQISIESLYKDFAETLKNFRSIDDEVIGFLLLNMHLHVCWCLHSIINSGTVPEQSVSSLISKRSTLFKLLESFLTTESPEGLRANHLACRVCVILSEQWCLFRKATFASTELEVLGYSPDESILQKFWKLGEHQLHISDETEEDDSNREYIEETNRDAIIIAVAKLVAVEAVPKEYLAPEIVSRFAMHGTSVSEVIKHLLTVLRNKGADVACLFLEALKKAYQRYLVVLSSDDDNSARKTFQECEDLASELAKTFGKAAKNKHRSDVLNIVTGGIQYAFSDAPEHLSFLDGAVLHFISKLPPPDIMDILKDVEKRTENVNMDEDPSGWRPYHIFVDTVCEKYAKDEGLQDGKEGSAMRRRGRPPKRQNLQGKKLFNKHTSSEDEESICGSDQDADEEKQDDEEEVPLIQSIKSSSKLRSLKTSKRAEAI
- the LOC104214069 gene encoding sister-chromatid cohesion protein 3 isoform X3 gives rise to the protein MEEEPVVSGTANRRTKRTRVQTRVNEEQNVNEEREESSDDFEESRGRAKRSKAVAGTSAAAAAASRNAHLSLIDVVKGDRRLIPLVVKHWVEHYEKNPKAAIAGLLSMMFEACGVKYHIEEDFLDQTDVDDVVVALVNMAKRVFSSIIFMRFSYLICLGEVEDYQSSKKKDFNNFKDNLVYFWDTLVAECENGPLFDKVLFDKCMDYVIALSCTPPRVYRQVASLMGLQLVTSFIHVAKVLGAQRETTQRQLNAEKKKKVDGPRVESLNKRLSLTHEKITIIEEMMRKIFTGLFMHRYRDVEPDIRMACIQSLGVWILSYPSLFLQDLYLKYLGWTLNDKSHGVRKASVLALQNLYEVNDNVPSLGLFTERFYKRMIELADDVDISVAVCAIGLVKQLIRHQLVPEEELSSLYDLLIDDPPDIRRAIGALVYDNLIAQRLNSSQSSSGDNTDSSEVHLSRLLRILREFSKDEMLSMYVIDDIWEYMDAMKDWKCILSMLLEEEPSAELSDVDATNLIRLLAASIRKAVGEKIVPASDNRKQYYTKAQKEMFESCKRDITVAMMRNYPQLLRKFMSDKAKIPYLLEIIVHMNLELYSLKRQDQNFKSAVLLMKEAFFKHGEKEALRSCVKAVGFCATESRGELQDFALNKLKEIEDELIVKLKSAIKEVVDGDDEYSLLVNLKRLYELQLSRQISIESLYKDFAETLKNFRSIDDEVIGFLLLNMHLHVCWCLHSIINSGTVPEQSVSSLISKRSTLFKLLESFLTTESPEGLRANHLACRVCVILSEQWCLFRKATFASTELEVLGYSPDESILQKFWKLGEHQLHISDETEEDDSNREYIEETNRDAIIIAVAKLVAVEAVPKEYLAPEIVSRFAMHGTSVSEVIKHLLTVLRNKGADVACLFLEALKKAYQRYLVVLSSDDDNSARKTFQECEDLASELAKTFGKAAKNKHRSDVLNIVTGGIQYAFSDAPEHLSFLDGAVLHFISKLPPPDIMDILKDVEKRTENVNMDEDPSGWRPYHIFVDTVCEKYAKDEGLQGSPIFEGLFSVTMSKQFPCEPY